The Entelurus aequoreus isolate RoL-2023_Sb linkage group LG03, RoL_Eaeq_v1.1, whole genome shotgun sequence genome contains the following window.
tgtatgaagtggaaaatgggaccccgcaagggagtataataagtccagtattattttcaataatgataaatgaagtttttagtgaagtggaagggttAGTGGATGTGGCACTGTTTGCTGATGATGGAGTGACgtggaagagaggtagaaatactaatcatatagaaaagaagatccaaaaagcggtaaataatgttcaagaatggggaacggcgtggggtttaagattctctgttggaaagacaaaagtcataaattttacaaagaggaaagtacaaaacaagatccaaattaaactctggagaaaatatagaagaggtacaagtatttaaatatttgggtgtatggtttgataaaaatattaactggtcaacccacatcagcaaaatagtggagaaaagtaaaaaggtgttaaatataatgagggctttgaggggtaaagactggggggctgataggcagacattgaaagcaatataCATCAGTTCAATTcgatctgttattgattatggatgcattatttatcaatctgctgcaaaaacattacttgggaaaatagacaggatccaatcacaggctttaagattatgttgtggagctactaaatcaaccccagttgcagcattacaagtagagatgaatgaaaaacctttagatatgaagagagatcaactgtcagtagtttattgggcaaacttaaaagggtccaagcaaggacatccaacccatcaagtactattaaactgccaagaaaaagagaagaaaaaaatgaatagttttgggtggataataggagacagatgtaataaagttcaaattgataatattaaagttagccctacagtaccaatccccgcaataccaccgtggatgtatgaaaacccaaatgtaaacatgcaattactaaagaatagaaatttaaatagttaccagatagaacaatggattgaggaaacgtttttagacaacatcatggtgtacacagatgcatcaaaaactataaataataaggtaggagcagcagctgttattccacaaggaaacatagtattaaataaaagaattagtgataaattatctgtttttaagggagaattggtagcaatttatatggcaattcattggatagaagaaaataaagcaagaaaagcagtcgtgtgctcggactccagcagtgcattgactagcataaaaaacatagcgtcagaaacaagacaagatttagtttatgaaatagttcaggcagtctacagaataaataaagcgggaggtgtggtaacatttctttgggttcctgctcatgtaggagttgaggggaacgaattagctgataagtacgcaaaacaagcaaccactaaaacagaagtaaacatggagattaagcacagtaaagaagaagtgaagaataTCATTAAgataaaacacaataaaaagtggcaggataattggaataaggaaacaaaaggtagagagtattacaaagtccagaggagagttggtgtaatgagaggaggcaatagaaataggaaggaagaagacattattactagaatgagattaggacatgcatatctaaatagttcattgaaattgatggggaaatatgctacaggactgtgtgattcttgccaacagatagaaaatgtaagacatgttttaatacattgtagaaaatataatagagaaagggaaatactgggaaataagttagcgaaagaatattaggttagcagtggaagatatattaggattgcactcagaacacaggttataaagcaatacacaaatttttttaaaacactgggttaaataaaataatttagagtaggaatccacctcgatccacactccattacagtaggtggcggtaatgctcaccacaaggttgcttgccaaccgccataaaaatcacaagaagaagaagaagaagaagaagaacctttgccagaatgtcgctaaccttccagtaagcatcacgtctggcattcccttcCCCCGTGATTTCCTCGTGCTtgttttgctctctctccgtgtttccccctggttcatgtccttttgtatttccacagtgactcccctgtcctccGTGATCGTACCTTGTCACTCaacacccatccggattcctgactgccctcctcgatccacgacctccctgctcggacccagaccacgctgccctgctcttgcccacgacctcttgcctgtccacgaactgccgCTTCATCTTGCtcccttggataacgacgaaagatacaaccaacatttacagacaacaacccttggtaacatttacattattaattttacacatagtcaacacccactcactttgagtagcatacacatgccacgtattcatcaaaggtttaaaataaaccctgtaaaccgcagtcctgccctggttgtcgcctccttcccttctctgagatatctgtaaaatctttaaaaaactcaactgtattttctttgctgatgatacaagtctgtactgttctgggcaagaccttggccaactcctagagactgtagagagtgaactccacatactaaagcaatggtttgatgccaataaactatcaacctaaatgaaataaaatatataatttttggaaataggaaaaataacatacagtgtcatataagaattgatgatatggagatagggtgtattcaacaacatttttggggatctatatagatgataaattaaattggaaactgtatacaaatatactcaagacaaagatggcaaaaatcattgctatgttacataaaattaaaaactgtaaatcaaaaggctcttaacatgttatatcaTTATTTTGTACTCctatatcttaattattgtgttgaattctggggtaacaattacaaatcaaacatcaactctatgTTCTTACTTCGAAAGAAAGCGAttataattgtaaattatgcggattatcatgaccataccaatgctctgtttattaaattaaaaacattaaaactgcacgatcttgttaaCCTCAACACTGctcttgtgacgtacaaagctcataaccacatgttgcctgggtgtctacagaaagagattcaaacccagagagaatccctatgacctcagaggttcagctgtctttcagaaagcaaacataagaacaagcttaaaaagtagatgtgtttctgtcagggg
Protein-coding sequences here:
- the LOC133646432 gene encoding uncharacterized protein LOC133646432, whose product is MRALRGKDWGADRQTLKAIYISSIRSVIDYGCIIYQSAAKTLLGKIDRIQSQALRLCCGATKSTPVAALQVEMNEKPLDMKRDQLSVVYWANLKGSKQGHPTHQVLLNCQEKEKKKMNSFGWIIGDRCNKVQIDNIKVSPTVPIPAIPPWMYENPNVNMQLLKNRNLNSYQIEQWIEETFLDNIMVYTDASKTINNKVGAAAVIPQGNIVLNKRISDKLSVFKGELVAIYMAIHWIEENKARKAVVCSDSSSALTSIKNIASETRQDLVYEIVQAVYRINKAGGVVTFLWVPAHVGVEGNELADKYAKQATTKTEVNMEIKHSKEEVKNIIKIKHNKKWQDNWNKETKGREYYKVQRRVGVMRGGNRNRKEEDIITRMRLGHAYLNSSLKLMGKYATGLCDSCQQIENVRHVLIHCRKYNREREILGNKLAKEY